TCTGTCATTCCCATCATCTGCACTCCATATATCTTGCATCTTGGTTGCCAGTCTCTTAACGATCTTGCAGAATCGTTCCAAAATGATATGCTTAACCAAGTTGGTGCACAATAATGCAGCTTACCCTGGTAATCTATATATCGAAAAAGCGGAACAATATGCAAGGGTGCTCGAGAAAGACATATTAAATCTGCTGTAACTTCCAGAGAGAGTAGCTTTTTACAGGTTATCTTTAACAAATCGTAATCAACATCATAAAGACCAGATCCAGGACTAACCAGAATTATATGAGTTGTTGTGTGCCTCAGGTCAGGTTGTTTAAACGGATCGGCAAGCAAAGTTGTGGCAAAATTAATAGTctctaaaatatttgatttaataACAGGAGTAAAACCACCTCTAATCACACTTCTCCCATCATCAGTCTGACCATTTCTCAAATCACTCGTAATTCTCATAAATTCTTTTCTTAGAGTCTTCATGATTTCACTCCaataaagaatattaaCCTGGTCAACCACAATACGAAAATAATCCCTAGTGTTTTTCAACCGAACACCTGGTGGGAGATTCCTATATGACTCTCCACTTTCATGAATAGATGCGCAAAATACAATGGTAATAGTATGATGTGTACCAATATCTTTCCATTTCTTGAATATCTTAGGAAATAAGGAATTAACAACCTTATGAAATGTTTTTTCGCcattttgttcaaagtGCCACATCTCCTCAGTGATCTGAATTAAAAAGATCAACCTTGCAGATTCAGACCTAAAAATCACCTTAGTATTATTACCAATATAACCTGAAATAACCTTTTTACCATTGCGATAGACTCCTTTTGCTATCAATCTAATTGAATTGATATATGTGATCCTTTGCCCTAAAAACACGCATGAATCAGttaattttgataataaacACCACATATCCCCTCTATTCACATAACAGTCTTTGACATGTAGCTCTACCAAGTCCGCTTGGTGATCTTTCGATTTCAGCTTAACCCACACAGCAGACCTCGACGGAAGGTCAAGTAATTGTTGAAGCTGGCCAGTCAGAACAGATATATTTGCATTTGGAAGTCTCCGACGTGTCTCGGgatcaaagttttgaactttaaaataaagttTCTTATCCCTTGATGACGGGGAATGATGATATGTGCGCAACTCTGCTAAATCCCCTTCTTTCGCCCCAGGAAATTGGTTTAAATCAACTAAGACACAGCAATCAtctgattttgatgaattatGAAACCCAAGTTCTAATTGATATGATCTATTCCGGCTTTCATTAAACAGTTCTCCTGAGATCGGAGTTCTCAATGCAttttctaattcttcttgatcCACCCGTCTCCTCACCTTCAAACCACTGGTATCCATTTGGAGTCTTGCTCCAAACGCTCTTTTCATTCCATCACCAATTGTCAGCGTATTATTCTCTATTATCAGATTTTTAACTTGTTTAGTTGTTGAGGACTCAGTCATGGGTGTTGGTTCGCTATTATTTGTATCAGATGCTATACTCTTACTATTAAAACTTCCAAGCGTTATGCTCCCAGATCGTAAATTAGAGAACTGGGGAGCATTAGATTGCATTGGAGTATGTATGGGAACTCTTTTTATACTGAATGTCTTTGCTGGAATGGCTGTTACTATCAGCGCACTCTCTAAGTAGTTTGTTTGTTCCATCACacatttattattagagGCTGTACTATAAAGTTATCACGTGTACACTACTTATAATACCCTTAACGAGATTGTTAAATATCGGCGTTACCATTactatttttaatatacaGTTCAGTAGAAGGAAGTTTATAGATGCAGATCAAATCACTTATCTTCTTTCTGCTGCTCTTCAGGATTTCCTTTACTGTCCTCCTCTTGCCTTAATCTCTCGCGCCTTAATCTTTCCTGTCTCGCCTGTTCCTCCTCCATCGAAAGACGTAAAGCCATGGCTAATTCTGGATCCATCGTGGGATCTACTGCAAAATCCATGTAGTCATCGCCCTGAAAGGTGCCCATATGTGGTGCAGCAGCTCCGGGCTGTAACACAATAGGAGACCCCGCAATGTGCTCATACAACAATCTCGATCCTGGAGACACTGTCAACAGGTGACTAGTTTCATCCTCCGTATTGTTGACGGCAGCAATGAACTCTTCCAGAATAGCACTGTTTGCTGCTTCCTCTCCAAAGTTTACAATGTCCACAGCTatgttattttttttaatttcttcgCCAATTTTACTAAATCATCTCTCTCATCAGTTATCGGACTACAGATAAAAACTACAATTCTCTGACGTTGAACCTTATTCTGTCTATGTTTCAATGTCAATGCGGCAATCTGAATAGCCGTGCTCAAATGAACTGTCCCCTCAACTGCAGTGTCATGCAAACCAGCAAGAATCTTACCAAACTCAGGTGTAAATGTGGATAGAACCTTAGGACTAGTCCCTGCCGCAGAAATTAATCCGACAGTGTTCTCAGGATTACTATTCCTCTTTGACTGAAAGATGAACTCTACAGCGTCTATTTGAGCTTCAAACCTTGTCTTCGGGAAATCACCGTTACGTGAGTATTCTGAATTGTCAACAATCAGTACAGTAGCTTCTAAAACCATCCCTCAATAACTTTCTATATGCAACACCTCTATAATGCCGTGATCGTTTATGGGATGCTTTAGGTGGCAAATGTTTGGTATGTTTTATTAACTTTAAACGTCTGTGTTTTTACGATCTTCACTAACTCCGGGTAACACCGAATTTACAGCATAAAGCAAATTAGTTGATGTTTCACGAGAGATCACCACAGACAACATCAAGTAATAttagaacaaaaaagaattgtaGGATTTGATGGTGGAGTCTCTCAGTGCAGAGCAGAAGGATGTTATCAGGCAGCGGCTTGTTGAAAGGCAGCGGACAAAACGTATGTGTTTTATTGTTCAGAGGGTGGAAagttggtgttgttgttaccTGCTGTTACTAACAAAGGTTACTTATTCCTAATAGTCAATGCAACCATTACAAAGATAGAAGCTTTGAAAGAGGTTCACATTCTTAATATCAGTCGACTATGCGATGAACTAAAACAAGGTATAGATGAGTCAGCTACTATACGAGAAGTTCTTGAAGCAGAACGTCTGGGTGAAGAGAAGGGTCGAGCCGCCGAATCACGAGATCCAGTTCGTAGTAGATGAtgtatcacgtgatttgaTTGTATTCTGGCTTCATGAAATCCTGCTTCTCTTGCACAACTGTGGTTGGTTGGTGGGGGATGACTAAAAGTTTGATCCTGAAGTAATATATTGGAAGCCACAATTGTGTGTTACGGATAAGAGATATAAATTCTCAATGATAATTTGTTGACAACTTTGATAGCAATGTTAAATGTTGCCACTGGATGAAACATTCGCTTCAAATTTAGATCCTATATCTACTGGGTAGTTCTATTCAAATTAGTCGTTTGTCTTCTTTCAATTGAGTAAAGTTATCCGCTAAAAAAGTCATATATTTTGTGTGACAGCTGAAAGATGGGCTTCGGTATAGACCAGGTATTGGGCACATCTGTTGAAAACCTTGAAGGTACTAATATTTACTATACTACGTCTTTGAAAGGGGAATGTTCTACGGTAATTTCATATCTACGTTCAAGAGGAATAGAGGTTTCAGGTTTGTTGAATAACAATGACCCCTTTGCTACTATAGTTGATTCTCTTGATCCAACTTCACGGACTGCAGTATTTACAGATGACAGTGTTATAATGTATGCCCTTCCACATTTATACAATTTAGAAGGCTTTGCAGTTTTGATACATGTCGATTTGAGATATCAGGAATATTCTTTGTTACCCGCTTTAAGGGATCTGCGGTATCCGTTATTGATATCTAATGATCTCGGTAGAGTTGTAAAAGCTGTGGATGAAGCTGTTGAGATTGCATTTACTTTGAATCAGCCAGTGTTCCACTTTTATAACTCCAAAGCTATTGGCCAAGATactattgaaaattatgAACCTGTATACCGTGCATTGAATTTTGAGGAATCAAGTAGGAATATTGCAGATATTCTACGGCCCTCTTTGGATGTTTTGTATGGACCTAACCCTGATACCTTGATACTTAATTTGTCGCCTTATGGTAAGCAATTTGCTGATAATTTGACAGATGAAATAGCACTATACGACATTACTGTATACAAGCCATTTGATATTACTAGCTTACTGAGTAACTTGCCGCCATCTGTCACTAATATATCTGTTGTGCAAGGAAGCAGTAATGCCTCGACCAACAAGGGCATGGAACCTATTCttttggatgttgttgCTGACTTTAATGTTTTACTTGAAAAAAACATTTGTAATGTGGTGACTGTCAATGTAGGCACATTGACAGATATTTCTGCTGCGTTATCAGAAATTACAAGCAATGCTAAATCAGAACAACCCAATCAATCTTTATTTATTTCCGAAAATGAGCAGTTCAAAGAAACTTTGGACTTGAAGGACTCCATCAACAAAGCAATCTCTTTAGAGAAGGCTTATATTGATGTATTGGAGCAGCTTTTTACCTCTAACTTAAGTATTTTGAACCAGTTCAAAGAATCAAAGTCGCGGCCCTTGAATCCGGAGTATGCTTTTGGTGGATTTTTGAGAGAGCAATGGGAACGTGAACAATTGCTCTCTACTATCAGTGCTCGCTTAGATACTTCTTTATTTGACTATGATAGTAGTAGGCTTGTAGAGCTGCTATCAAAATGGATCTCCTATAACAAAATTAGTCTCGACGAGTCAAAACTCTCGGAAGCAAATGCAGTTGCAAGTGAACTCTTTGATTTATTACAGAAGAATTCAGGGAGTTTTAGTGCTAAAGAAATCCTTGATGTGGCACCAACTGAAGATCTTTTCTTGTTTCATGTTAACTGGTTAATAGGCTCTGATGCATGGGCATACGATTTGGGTAACTCAGGGGTACATCATGCATTAGCATCACAGAAAAATGTCAATATTCTGTTGGTTGATTCAGAGCCTTCTGAAAAGGTGGCCAAATCTACCCGTAGAAAAAAGGATGTGGGATTATATGCGATGAATTTTGGTAACGTTTATGTGGCTTCAGTTGCTGTGTACTCTTCTTATACTCAGCTATTGACTGCTTTTCTGGAGGCAGCAAAATATAATGGGCCATCGATAGTTTTAGCCTATCTGCCCTACAGTTCAGAGGATGACACACCGTTGGAAGTTTTAAAGGAGACTAAGAAGGCAGTAGAAACTGGTTATTGGCCCCTTTATAGATATAATCCAAGTGAACAAAATGATGAGGACGTCTTTAAGCTGGACTCATCCATTATTAGGAGACAgcttcaacaattcttGGATCGTGAAAATAGGTTTACTATGCTTTGTAAAAAAATACCAGAACTTGCTGGGAATTTAGAGAAATCGGCAAGTGAGTTGATTACCATAAAGCAAAAGCGCAGAGCTAAGGAAGCTTATGGTCAGTTATTGGAAGGTCTATCAGGTCCTcctttgaatatttattatGCTTCAGATGGTGGCAATGCTGCAGGTTTAGCTAAACTCTTAGGTGCCAGAGCATCCGCTAGAGGCTTGAAATCGACTGTGTTATCTATGGAGAATGTTGTTTTAGATGAGTTGCCCGGAGAAACTAACGTTATCTTTATTGTTTCTACAACAGGCCAAGGTGAATTTCCTCAGGACGGAAAATCTTTCTGGGAAGGATTGAAATCTTCTATTGACTTAGATTTGGCATCTGTGAATTATGCAGTATTTGGTTTGGGTGACTCACACTATTGGCCTCGTAAAGAAGATGAACGATATTACAATAAACCTTCGAAAGATCTATTTGCAAAGCTTCATTCTCTTTCAGCAAAGTCTATTATTCCTTTGGGTCTAGGTGATGAtcaagatgaagatggttACCGGACACAATATAAGGAGTGGGAAGCAAAACTTTGGGAAGCTTTTGGTATATCCAATGCTGCTGTTGGAGAGGATCCCCAACCTCTCACGAACGAAGATATGAAGCTCGCTTCCAATTACTTGAGAGGGACAATAGCAGAATCGCTGATTGATACTTCAACTGGAGCTGTCTCAGCCAGCGATCAGCAATTGACAAAATTCCATGGTATCTATTTACAAGATGAGCGTGATATTAGGGATGTAAGAAAGATGCAAGGCTTAGAGCCATACTACATATTCATGGTTAGAACCAGATTAGCTGGTGGTGTCGCAAACCCGGAccaatatttaattttggaTCGTATGGCGGATACAACAGGGAATGGTACTATTAAGATCACTACCAGAGCCACATTTCAATTACATGGAATTCTAAAAAAGGATTTGAAGCACACAATAAGATCACTTAATTCGACTTTGATGGATACTTTAGGTGCCTGTGGTGATTTGAACAGAAACGTCATGATTTCTGCACTCCCTCATAATGCAAAGCTTCATAAAAGTGTTTCCAATATTGCAGCTTTGATATCTGACCGTTTATTACCTCAAACGACAGCATATCATGAAATTTGGCTGGAGGGTCCTGATGACAGAGATGGAGATTCATCATGGTCGTCAATTTGGAACACGGCTACTTCAGGtccaaagaaaaagattttGGTTGGCGGTAATGCTTTACAAGACGTAGAACCTATTTATGGGCCTACTTACTTGCCaagaaaatttaaaatcaacattGCAACGCCGCCGTATaatgatgttgatgtttGGTCATGTGATCTTGGTATGATTGCAATTTCCGGCGAAAACTCTGAAGTAGAAGGTTTTAATCTCTATGTTGGTGGAGGAATGGGAACCACGcacaataataaaaagacCTATCCAAGAATCGGATCttcttttggttttgttcCCGTGGATGAAGTTTATAACGTTATTGAGAAGATCGTCCTACTTCAAAGAGACCATGGCGACCGAAAGAACAGAAAACATGCAAGGTTAAAGTACACAATCGATGATATGGGTGTGGATGTCTTCAAAGGAAGAGTTGAGGAATTATGCGGGATAAAGTTTGCCCCAGAGCGGCCATATACCATTGAATCGAACATTGATTATTTTGGTTGGGTAAAAGATGAAACAGGATTGAACCACTTTACTGCATTCATAGAGAACGGTAGGATTGAAGATAGCCCATCGTTCCCACACAAAACAGGTTTACGGAAGATTGCAGAATACATGAAGGAAACGAATTCTGGAGAGTTTAGGTTGACAGGCAACCAGCATATCgttatttcttcaattaaGGATCAGCATCTGGACGACATTAAagcatttttaaaaagatataaattGGACAATTATGATTTTAGTGGACTAAGGCTAGCGTCTTCAGCGTGTGTAGCACTTCCAACGTGTGGCTTAGCTATGGCTGAATCTGAACGTTACTTACCCTTATTGATTACTAAACTTGAGGAAGCTTTAGAAGGATACGGCTTGCGTCATGATTCGATTGTCATGAGGATGTCTGGTTGTCCGAATGGGTGCTCCAGGCCCTGGCTGGCTGAAGTCGCATGTGTTGGCAAAGCAATGGGTACTTACAATCTCTTGCTTGGTGGTGGTTATTATGGCCAGAGGATAAACAAACTCTACCGCTCATCCTTGAAGGAAGACGAGATTATAGGTACACTGAAGCCCTTATTTAAAAGGTGGTCTTTGGAGAGGGAAGAAGGCGAACACTTTGGCGACTTTGTGATTAGAGTTGGTATAATCAAGCCAACTTTAGAGGGGAAGTATTTCCACGATGATCTTCCCGAAGGTGCTCTCTAATGCCCCTTTCACGgatatttttggaaccTCACGCAgttaattatttatttatataatttctatgttttattttactctatatttatatgaatctgtctattttattttatttattatcatcatGACCGTCTTATTTTTGATAGTTATAGTCAATGAACCTGTATTGTCCTCAGAAAGTCTTCAgaattataaaaaaattaccTTATTTCAATTTAACAACTTTGCGTTTTCTgatttattttaaataagaataaaacaTTAAACAAAGCAGCGATAATATGTCTTACAACTTTGGTAGAGCTAAATTTACGGATTTCCTTAGGTTTGGAAGTAGATTAAAGGGTCATATCTTTCATAGTTATCCTTTTGAAGCTGGGAAAATTAGAAATAAGACAATTGTGTTAAGCTCATCTAATATCACTAATAGTGTTCTTTTAACAACATTTGCGTTGTCTCCGCTAATTTGGTATAATACCATAAATAATGATGCTCTTAATTCACCTGGGTTGGAAGATTCCATCAATGTATATTATTCCATTACACCATTTCCACTTAAATACGGTCCACCGGATAGACCTTTAAAAGCTACATATACAATTCTGGGCTATGGTATAAGGTCGGTGACCTTCCTAAAGTTCAAGGTATATGCGTTAGGTATATACGCATGTACCGAAGACATAAATCTCATCCAAAAGGTATTTAATTCAGACTTCCTCTCTGAGGTTACGGGAATTGAAAAGACTGCTTCGCTGAAAGAAATGGCAAAGAAAGCGTTATCCGATCCAGCGCAGTCTAGGGTTCTGATAAATAAAGTTTTAAGCAATGGGATGAGATTGGTTGCCAAAATCAAACCAATCAGGGATACAGACTTGAACCATTTGAAGGATGGATTGGTTAAGTCGATTTCGAACCACCCTGACAGCAAAGATTTTCGAGCAGAACTAAAAAGAGGATTGCATCAGCTGAAGACAACTCTGAGGAAAAAACGAGGGAAAGTTCCTAaggatgatgaatttattATTGAGCTACAGGCAAATGGTAACTTGAACTTCTATCATTATATAAGAAAGAATGGTGTAACGGTTGAAATTGGTACTGTCACAGAACCGATAATAGGCAGACTGTTGTTTGGACAATACTTAAGTGGTCCCCGGCCTTTAAGTGAAGATACTAGGGAGTCTGTGGCTAATAAAATTGTTAATATGCTCTAAACTTTGATTAAATATAAGTTCAAGAAATCTTGGAATAGAAAatcacatatatataatctATGATAATCTTATACATATactattttaaatttataatgttttaaataatatattatattttatatataaatatatgaattaataataataattaatgtaatatttaatatacaCACATTACAAATTACAAATAAAGAACCCACAAACTAACTAGCAACGAGCattcttttatttgaagttctAGTTAATCGttattttaatattgatCAATTGATTGATTAATTTAATGGTTTCTTAAAATGTTCAGTTTTAAAGAATGTCTGTCTATATGTAATTCTGCCAAAAAATGCACATCTGAGAGGGTTTacctttttattttcaatatgcAACATCAACGTAAGTAAGAAAGCCTATTTATTTATGGAGCCTTTGAGGGCGTAAGATAGAGCTAATGCATTCTAATTACGAGAATTCACGAATATTCTTGAACCGTGTTGACTCCTCTATGAACTATCTACCTCGAGATGATGAGCTTATTGAAATCTGCGGTATAATTGATGCTAATGAGaatgatattaaaagttTGAGATACAACTTGATATTAAGGATTTGTTACTATACAATGGACGACAGACTTTCTCCGTCAACAGCAATCCGTTGCAGAGACACTATTAAGAACTTGATGTCGGAGGAACTTTTAGAATTCCTCATAAAAAGTCTGAATCCAATTCTATTAAAACTAAAGAATAATAAGGCATCCAAATCTGGAAGAAAGAAGATAGAAGATAATTCGTTTATTTTGAGACCCCGACTAGGCTTTAGTGCTAAAGAGGATGATTTGAGAACAGCATGGAAGAATGAAGGGGGTCTGCGTAGCATACCTCTATTCCATATCGTTCTTACTTATTTGAAGCACGATCAGATTTCATCCAATTTATGGTGGATCACACCTGGCATTCTAAATTTCCTGGATGATGATCAGCAAGAGGTAAAACTTTCCGGTGTAAAGCTACTGCGACAATTCTTGGAAGTTTCTATTGACTATTCCAATACATTGCAATTCTCATTTTCTGGTACCCGTCTTTTCGATATATACCATCCAATCCTCTTAAATCTCTGCTATCATATGCCTCCTTTGACTGATGTAAAAACTGTGACAATAATATGGAGAGACGTTTTTCCAACATTAATAGCCCTGTATAAGGTGGAATATATCGATGATGTGCAGCAGCTCAAGGTTCAAATCGGAAGTCTACTCTCAGAAGTTATTGTTCAGCTTATAATTCCCAAAATTGCATCTGAATATCCAGAACTAACAATTATAGCCCTTGACTATGCAACTCAACTCATACACCTCTTGGAAACATCCACTGTACGTTATCTACAAAGGATAATATACATGTTAGGTGAGTATATTGTGAGGAATCCTTTCATAACATTATTCATGCCATTGGTAATCAAATCTGCAGTTCTTCTGCAAGATTTAGTATTGCTATGCCCCACTGAAAGAGTAGTGGCTCATAAATACGATTTTCTGGCATGCGTATTGATATTATATGATAAATGTGAGCGGGAAGGTACGTTGTCACCAGAGATCTTGGAACCACTGTCTAAATTAATGAACAtgttaaaagaaaaaggctGTGACTACACAGATGATCGAGAGAAAATACTTAAgagaaatcaaaaattcGACGtcattattcaacaaatatgAATTCATaacttattatatatacacgATAATATACTCTTACTTGCTGAAATTCATCTATTGAatgttttttaaactttgaACAACTCTAATATTAGTATCTAAAAACCTGTTAACACAGTTCTTCAAACACAGATCTTCTTGAGAACTTAATTCTGCATTATTAATAGAACTAATACATTGTTTGAAACACATGTTTGTGAACTGGTGAATCGACATTTGAACCTTTTGCTTGGAGTGTTCAGCCTGTAAAAATGACATAACCTccttctttgaaatatcaTCTAGATCTTGCAAATCATTGGGAGTAACACCAGACATCTTTAGATATACTTAAAACTGTAAATGGGATTCAGAAGGCTTTACGGCTTGCTATATTCTCCTTCACTTTTAAAAGGCTCGTCTGATGCTTTCTCAATGTTGTTAATaagttaaaaatttttgaaagctCTTCGGGGTCCTTCTCTAAGTTTAAACTGGATTTACGAAGAACTATACATTGAATAAGAGGGAACCCTCAAAGCAACTGGACATTGGTAGGTTAGGATATCTATGAAGCTATTTGtgttttgaaaagttgatgTGAGCTGTAATTTCATTGGTGTACGAATTTAACTAATCTAGGTGAGTTTAGTGTTCTGCCAAATTCTTAGGACTTTAGGTTAATAGATATTATACACAGCGAGCGATGGAAAACAGAGAGACTACTGAATCACAGTGGGAAGCTTTCAATCAGCGTCTTAGACATGAAATTGAGAACAAACAGTTCTTTTTAAAGCAGGCGCAGGCCGCTGTTCAAAAGTTAAGTAAAACTTCTGATGTCGATGATCTTCATAACAATCGCGTCGCCTGGGCATCGCTTTTAGACACTCAGCTGTTTATTCCGGACCGATCTGACCCTCTTGGTGTTGTTCTGGCTTTAAACAGGGAGCAGCGTACATCTAATAGTGATGTTGGATCTGTTTTGGGTGGGACAATTGAACAACTGCAAATTATGGTGCATGACCAGGAAGCTTTGAATGACGATATGAGCAaattgaattcttttttaacaaaaagaataaaggATAATGCTGCTAACAAGGACATAGAATCCCATCATCCTGAACCTAGGGTAAGTGTTGCTGAGATTTTCGAGAACTTTGTGGGGGAATTTCTGGTCCCTGATATATCAACGTCCCAGGATCGCTGGCATGAGGTGAAGGATAACGTGTTAAGCCTGGTGTATAGGTTACTTGAAAAGGATCAAGATTTGAGATTGAGTGACTTCAATCCTTTCTGTATGGCATTGTACCGTTTATTATCGAAAGCGCATATGTTACAAGAGATACCCGGGGCAGATATACCTGATAATCCATATATACGATTATATACAACAATGTGAAATGAATAATCACGAATTTAGGaatcttcctcctcttcgCTTAGATTAATTTCAGgtatttcaaattcttcatctgaagatgaagcaTTTTCCAGAACTTCTTTGGGTTCCGACGATGAGGTGACTGAACATTTTACCAATTCATCCATTGGTTTAGGGCGTTTAGCTTCTTGTTTTGCCAAATCATTTGGTTCAGAGGGACCTCTCTTGAAGACTTTGGAAGTTTCATGTGAAGTAGATCTTTCCACAATATCTAAATCAGTAATGACAGAAGGTTTACCTCTAATAATTTCTGGAGATTCAGAGTTGACAGTTGTACTTGTCGATTTGGAATTCAGGGTATCCAAATTAGCATCTGTAAGTTCCTCATCTGCATGTTGAATCGGCTTCCTTACAATTTGAATAGTTTGAACTGGTAACTTAGGATTGCATATAACGTCCAATACCGGATTGCCAGTTTCTTTTAGCAAACTGACAGCTATTGGTAAAATAGATACACGCTCGTTCCCAGGATGCAGAACCAACGTTGTCAATAATTCGACGAATGACTTTGGAATATCTCCAGACTgttctttgaataatagAGAACAGAGAACAGTGTGCTTGATTATCTTGACTTGTTGGGTTGATGGTAACTTCCaatttgttaatatattttgaaagaacCGATTGACATGATCATAGGATTTTAGCTCCGACTTAACAACGAACAAATGAGGATGACTATATAAGTCAGACATTGAACCAGAAGCGTCAGacttgttctttttctttttggaaataCCACTAGAtgtttttttggtttgcTTAACAGATATTAGATCTATTTTAGATTTGCTTTCAAGCaaatatagaaaaacaTCCGTTAATTTGATGATTAAAGTTTGTTCTTCCAATCTGTGTCCCACATGAGGCACAACTGCATTTATTAAATCTGCAACTTCGAAGATCTCTTCTCTTATAGGATCACATTTCTCATAAttgatatttgaagttttattttgtaAAGGAATGAACAACTCCAAAGAGGATAATATTGTTGGAAGATAAGGCAGGATAGATTTACCAAATTCACTGGTCATACAATTTAGCAACCTAATGCCCTGAAATTGAACTTGCGGGAAAACCAAATCAATAGACGATATTAATGAGGAATCACGGAACAATCCTCGCTTTAGGGGTAAATAATTGCTTGTTAAAGTCAACAGGCAATCtgatattttaataa
This Eremothecium cymbalariae DBVPG#7215 chromosome 5, complete sequence DNA region includes the following protein-coding sequences:
- the MCM22 gene encoding Mcm22p (similar to Ashbya gossypii ABL073W) yields the protein MENRETTESQWEAFNQRLRHEIENKQFFLKQAQAAVQKLSKTSDVDDLHNNRVAWASLLDTQLFIPDRSDPLGVVLALNREQRTSNSDVGSVLGGTIEQLQIMVHDQEALNDDMSKLNSFLTKRIKDNAANKDIESHHPEPRVSVAEIFENFVGEFLVPDISTSQDRWHEVKDNVLSLVYRLLEKDQDLRLSDFNPFCMALYRLLSKAHMLQEIPGADIPDNPYIRLYTTM
- the RIX1 gene encoding Rix1p (similar to Ashbya gossypii ABL072C); the protein is MSSDPLSLVVIAKNLDTCQGNEFQTVLRTLKSTSYLNQQLLKSDLSIFMAKVLKLLRSNDNHAIWKGCHLVNVFCSYNALVLSSFAGELMTALYSKLEPRSSYYVPATATIQERVVLSNLVNTISIMIDLIRDKPSLTREALTPKLSVIIPTLVSLSENEPGQCLPVLKKLLYRNTTTFKPYANKFRRILLNLINRDYESFNENTKRLVCDCFAYLHLIKKTAQNQDETKSHHKAYLDENWREGMLSVLFEFKPVIQLCGEVLDFNVDSGLCKLLDSLLHPRHGSAQEGQFLLPLNVDMNEPLTIWKLAARFRLLTDLLISFISSPTPYALRIPMGEIIKISDCLLTLTSNYLPLKRGLFRDSSLISSIDLVFPQVQFQGIRLLNCMTSEFGKSILPYLPTILSSLELFIPLQNKTSNINYEKCDPIREEIFEVADLINAVVPHVGHRLEEQTLIIKLTDVFLYLLESKSKIDLISVKQTKKTSSGISKKKKNKSDASGSMSDLYSHPHLFVVKSELKSYDHVNRFFQNILTNWKLPSTQQVKIIKHTVLCSLLFKEQSGDIPKSFVELLTTLVLHPGNERVSILPIAVSLLKETGNPVLDVICNPKLPVQTIQIVRKPIQHADEELTDANLDTLNSKSTSTTVNSESPEIIRGKPSVITDLDIVERSTSHETSKVFKRGPSEPNDLAKQEAKRPKPMDELVKCSVTSSSEPKEVLENASSSDEEFEIPEINLSEEEEDS